The proteins below come from a single Zea mays cultivar B73 chromosome 8, Zm-B73-REFERENCE-NAM-5.0, whole genome shotgun sequence genomic window:
- the LOC103635321 gene encoding mucin-19: protein MSRAAQTGGAGAGGGGAARLKASPRALFSCGIFSTCTHPALSPTATPNNNVVSGSGGGGSGTPCAEASTALPVTVEAAAAASSTPPPPQRQPHHQRAQRNVGPSSSSSSSSSSASQSFTQWRLPVHHPQQSQAPASASSSGGDALLGAEEKFAAGEVVAALRAVEREMEAAARPVPAGVVAGVVAAVREPLTAPARLAAKALLAVLLEEGNREAAVEAGAASAAVEAVAASGPAGATAERALAALELLCTAPGGAPAVRREALAAPVLARAVEGMAGRGRECAIGVLAAIYGAGGEDDRGASSSPPPPPEVVKAVVAAMQGECSARGRRKGAQLLRALQQAGRLGLAWDGVGDQ, encoded by the coding sequence ATGAGTCGCGCGGCGCAGACAGGAGGAGCCGGGGCCGGGGGCGGAGGCGCGGCGAGGCTCAAGGCGTCGCCGCGTGCGCTCTTCTCCTGCGGCATCTTCAGCACCTGCACGCACCCTGCGCTGAGCCCGACGGCGACGCCCAACAACAATGTGGTGTCGGGGAGCGGTGGCGGCGGCTCGGGCACGCCCTGCGCCGAGGCGTCGACCGCGTTGCCGGTGACGGTGGAGGCTGCGGCGGCGGCGTCGTCCACGCCACCGCCTCCGCAGCGGCAGCCGCACCACCAGCGGGCGCAGCGGAACGTCGGgccgtcgtcgtcctcctcctcgtcgtcctcgTCCGCGTCGCAGAGCTTCACGCAGTGGAGGCTGCCGGTGCACCACCCGCAGCAGTCGCAGGCGCCGGCGTCGGCGTCCTCGAGCGGGGGGGACGCGCTGCTGGGCGCGGAGGAGAAGTTCGCGGcgggggaggtggtggcggcgctgCGGGCGGTGGAGCGGGAGATGGAGGCCGCGGCGAGGCCGGTGCCGGCGGGGGTGGTGGCCGGGGTGGTCGCGGCGGTGCGGGAGCCGTTGACGGCGCCGGCGCGGCTGGCCGCCAAGGCGCTGCTCGCCGTGCTGCTGGAGGAGGGGAACCGGGAGGCGGCGGTGGAGGCCGGCGCGGCGTCGGCTGCcgtggaggcggtggcggcgtccGGGCCGGCGGGGGCCACGGCCGAGCGGGCGCTGGCCGCGCTCGAGCTGCTGTGCACGGCCCCCGGCGGCGCCCCCGCGGTGCGCAGGGAGGCCCTGGCCGCGCCGGTGCTGGCGCGCGCGGTGGAGGGCATGGCCGGCCGCGGCCGGGAGTGCGCCATCGGCGTCCTGGCCGCCATCTACGGCGCTGGCGGTGAGGATGATCGGGgggcctcgtcctcgccgcctccGCCGCCGGAGGTGGTGAAGGCGGTTGTGGCGGCGATGCAGGGCGAGTGCAGCGCGCGTGGGCGGCGCAAGGGCGCGCAGCTGCTGCGCGCGCTGCAGCAGGCCGGCCGCCTCGGGCTCGCGTGGGACGGCGTCGGCGACCAGTGA